Sequence from the Cyanobacteriota bacterium genome:
AGGCATGGTCGTGCATCCAGCCCCTGGTCATCATGCGGGCACCTTAGTCCATGCCCTGTTGGCCCATTGTCCACAACTGTCCGGCATTGGGGGAGTGCAGCGTCCCGGCATTGTGCATCGATTGGATAAGGATACCACTGGCGCTCTGGTGATTGCCAAGACTGACCAAGCTCATCAGTCCCTACAAGCACAAATCAAAACTAAGACTGCCCGTCGTGAGTATCTGGGAGTCGTCTATGGCGCACCGCGAACGATGCAGGGAACGATCGACCAACCCATTGCCCGGCATCCGGTTGATCGAAAGCGCATGGCAGTGGTGCCTGAAGAGCAAGGCGGGCGGCGAGCTATTACCCATTGGCGCGTTCAAGAGCGCTTGGGGAACTATACACTAATGCTCTTTCAGCTAGAGACTGGACGTACTCACCAAATTCGGGTTCATAGTGCCTATATGGGACATGGAATCGTTGGGGATCCGCTCTATAGTTCCGGTAAGTCCGTAGGAGTTAATCTACCAGGACAGGCACTCCACGCTTGGCGGTTGGGATTGACGCATCCAGTGTCTGGTGAGGCAATCGTCGTCACTGCTCCGCTCCCCAGACCATTTCTCACCTTGCTAGACAGCTTGCGCACTAGGAATCCTCACTGATTGCTGGATTGCACCTGATGTCTAGAGGATTCATTGCTGTGATTGCCTGCCACTCAGCCTCGGATAGGGGCTGCTCCACCAAGTTAGTGTGAAAACACTCAGCCGCTGCGATCGTCAAGGCTTCCATCACCCGCATTTTTACCAGAGCTAACGGCTGCTGAGCCATCTCAGCCATTCCCCCAGACTGGGGAAAACTTGTGAATGGCGAACCAAACACATAGGTCACCAACTCCGGATCAGGGGCAAGGCGAATTGACCCATGCTGCAATATGGCATGACCCCGACGCAATTGGGCACTGCCAATGAGTTTGACACCATCGGCGGTTACAAGATCGGCATCAGTAGCCGTATCAAAGCAGTCAGCCCTATGGATGTAGGTTCGTTGAGCCTGACCGTAGTGGAGGTCAACTCCCAAGGCTCGCCATCCCTGGATCAGAAACTCACAGAGATGACGGTAACCCCTGGTGCGATCGCCAGCAATGCCAGAGGTGACTAGGGCATAGGTCAGGTCACCAAGATGCAAGACGGCCCTTCCCCCAGTGGGTCGCCGCACCAACTCGATGGGCTTGCCCTGCCAAGTGAGAGAGTGCCAGTGGGGGGGAATGTGGCGCTGGTGGTAACCCAAGGAGAGCGCAGGGGGTGACCAGCTATAGAACCGAAGTGTAGAAGGATGCTGTCCTCGGCGATGGTGTTCCAATAGCCAGGCATCTATCTGCATCTGGACAATGCCGGATGCCTCTAGGTAGGGAATGAGTCGCCAAGGGTATGGGTGCACCTTAGGCTGCGGGGAATTGCTTTTGCAGGGGTTCGTCGTTTTCGTCTGCGATCGTAGCGACGATCGTAATAGCGCGGGAAATTTCCCCAGGAGACAGATCGGCTACTGTGCGGCTGGCTACAACTACGACTTGATTGTCGGTGATTGCATAGCGAGCCTCAAAGGTTTCTCCCCAGTTCATC
This genomic interval carries:
- a CDS encoding RluA family pseudouridine synthase, which translates into the protein MVVEAASAGARLDRFLVEQLPKVSRSQLQKLIEAGEVQVNGQVCYRKQTIVARGDRIQVHIPDPKPMDLQPEAIPLDVLYEDDHLLIINKPVGMVVHPAPGHHAGTLVHALLAHCPQLSGIGGVQRPGIVHRLDKDTTGALVIAKTDQAHQSLQAQIKTKTARREYLGVVYGAPRTMQGTIDQPIARHPVDRKRMAVVPEEQGGRRAITHWRVQERLGNYTLMLFQLETGRTHQIRVHSAYMGHGIVGDPLYSSGKSVGVNLPGQALHAWRLGLTHPVSGEAIVVTAPLPRPFLTLLDSLRTRNPH
- a CDS encoding lipoate--protein ligase family protein yields the protein MQIDAWLLEHHRRGQHPSTLRFYSWSPPALSLGYHQRHIPPHWHSLTWQGKPIELVRRPTGGRAVLHLGDLTYALVTSGIAGDRTRGYRHLCEFLIQGWRALGVDLHYGQAQRTYIHRADCFDTATDADLVTADGVKLIGSAQLRRGHAILQHGSIRLAPDPELVTYVFGSPFTSFPQSGGMAEMAQQPLALVKMRVMEALTIAAAECFHTNLVEQPLSEAEWQAITAMNPLDIRCNPAISEDS
- a CDS encoding YbjN domain-containing protein; translation: LWKFKYGTVDVYVQLTGTTEEDTLTVWSPLLTLPVQHEADLLKRLMVMNWGETFEARYAITDNQVVVVASRTVADLSPGEISRAITIVATIADENDEPLQKQFPAA